Proteins from a single region of Rhodopirellula halodulae:
- a CDS encoding DUF1559 family PulG-like putative transporter has protein sequence MFAKEKFAEPSALSRRDLPCRSNSISRGFTLVELLVVIAIIGVLVGLLLPAVQAAREAARRMQCSNNVKQIGLGIHNYHSAYNELPMNRGGTSRVSGSTGDSVVPRPLGGALGGNNRFNRSALVPILPFIEQQGLWEQIANQFKVVEPAGSDLYYSAFGPNPEMSLSHHTTARYDPWMTNVATYRCPSDPGNGLPGQGRTNFGMSLGDALGQQNTGGMREDANPNPTEYPRANASNRGMFRSRVALKFRDVLDGLSNTIMVGEMNTDLGDRHKTTQAVNDANFGATIINTPGLCDTVEIDPERPQFWAASANFAGGAQIQRGLKWACGFPVFTAITTISPPNSAICSTGGSTWQPGLYPPSSRHQGGVHVLLGDGAVKFVTDSIEAGNQSAGNIWWGGSGARSPGMQSPYGLWGALGTRATKETISVDF, from the coding sequence ATGTTTGCAAAAGAAAAGTTCGCAGAGCCTTCTGCGCTCTCGCGCCGGGATTTGCCATGCCGCTCCAACTCGATTAGCCGTGGTTTCACGCTGGTCGAATTGCTAGTTGTCATCGCCATCATTGGGGTCCTTGTCGGGCTTCTGTTGCCCGCGGTTCAGGCCGCTCGAGAAGCTGCGCGTCGAATGCAGTGCAGCAACAACGTCAAGCAAATTGGTTTGGGAATCCACAACTATCACTCGGCATACAACGAACTGCCGATGAACCGCGGTGGGACATCCCGGGTTTCGGGAAGCACCGGCGACTCGGTTGTGCCTCGTCCGCTCGGAGGTGCCCTGGGCGGGAACAACCGATTCAACCGCAGTGCTTTGGTTCCCATCCTGCCGTTCATTGAGCAGCAGGGGTTGTGGGAGCAGATTGCCAATCAGTTCAAGGTCGTCGAACCGGCAGGATCGGATCTGTACTACAGCGCGTTTGGTCCGAACCCCGAGATGTCACTCTCGCACCACACGACCGCTCGCTACGATCCTTGGATGACCAACGTGGCGACCTACCGGTGTCCCAGCGATCCTGGGAATGGTTTGCCAGGACAAGGTCGGACCAACTTTGGAATGAGCCTGGGAGACGCACTAGGACAACAGAACACCGGTGGAATGCGTGAAGATGCTAACCCGAATCCCACCGAATATCCGCGTGCGAATGCATCAAACCGAGGTATGTTTCGTTCGCGAGTGGCTCTGAAGTTTCGTGACGTGTTGGATGGTTTGTCCAATACGATCATGGTTGGCGAGATGAACACCGATCTCGGTGACCGTCACAAGACGACTCAAGCGGTCAACGATGCCAACTTCGGTGCGACAATTATCAACACCCCTGGGTTGTGCGACACGGTCGAGATTGATCCTGAGCGACCTCAGTTCTGGGCTGCTTCGGCTAACTTTGCAGGCGGTGCTCAGATTCAACGCGGTTTGAAATGGGCCTGTGGTTTCCCGGTTTTCACGGCGATCACCACCATCTCACCACCCAACTCTGCGATCTGCAGCACGGGTGGCAGCACTTGGCAACCTGGACTCTATCCCCCGAGCAGTCGTCACCAAGGCGGTGTGCATGTCTTGCTCGGTGATGGAGCGGTCAAGTTTGTGACGGACTCGATCGAAGCCGGCAATCAATCTGCCGGCAACATTTGGTGGGGAGGATCCGGAGCCCGATCGCCAGGGATGCAAAGTCCGTATGGTTTGTGGGGGGCACTGGGTACGCGAGCCACGAAGGAAACGATCTCAGTCGATTTCTAA
- a CDS encoding AraC family transcriptional regulator produces the protein MTGKHPSAKPNSPTRARQVREAMNEALPPWGVLVLESHHAPDFSMQWRTHRFLKVVYFLSGAGTFCCNKQELSFQGGDVFVVAPNDRNRICDGDGTPSSLYVGCICQSILSAEPTTAENIASSKLVGGTRQSNFVASTLRRMIYTQDLAASSRGVDMMIDAWRLIRGVTAYDSTDASQAVVTESTTAEDQLSDAEIVERYIRELQTSFLEATTIDAAANQLNLSRRTFTQLFREQTGTTWLRRVRELGIEHAKRLLQETDLPIASVAFESGFADISTFYRRFTSMVGQSPAAYRQRSTCR, from the coding sequence ATGACAGGAAAGCATCCGTCCGCGAAGCCGAACTCACCCACGCGAGCTCGCCAAGTTCGCGAGGCGATGAACGAAGCACTGCCGCCGTGGGGCGTGCTGGTTCTGGAAAGCCACCATGCTCCTGATTTTTCAATGCAGTGGCGGACGCATCGCTTTCTGAAGGTCGTTTACTTTCTCAGCGGTGCCGGAACGTTTTGCTGCAACAAGCAGGAACTGAGCTTTCAAGGCGGCGACGTGTTCGTGGTCGCTCCGAATGATCGCAACCGTATCTGCGATGGTGATGGCACTCCCTCCAGTCTCTATGTGGGCTGCATCTGCCAATCGATTCTGTCCGCCGAACCGACGACAGCCGAAAACATCGCTTCCAGTAAACTGGTTGGTGGAACACGCCAATCCAACTTCGTCGCGTCGACGCTGCGCCGCATGATCTACACGCAAGACCTCGCGGCCTCATCACGAGGAGTCGACATGATGATCGATGCTTGGCGATTGATTCGTGGGGTGACCGCTTATGACAGCACCGACGCGTCGCAAGCAGTTGTCACTGAATCCACGACCGCGGAAGATCAACTGAGTGATGCAGAAATCGTTGAACGTTACATTCGCGAACTACAAACGTCTTTCTTGGAAGCGACCACTATTGATGCGGCCGCCAACCAGCTGAACTTGTCCCGTCGAACCTTCACCCAACTGTTCCGCGAACAGACAGGAACCACGTGGCTACGGCGAGTACGAGAACTCGGCATTGAACATGCCAAACGTTTGCTCCAAGAAACCGACCTGCCCATCGCGTCGGTCGCGTTCGAGTCAGGATTCGCGGACATCTCCACTTTCTACCGCCGTTTCACCAGCATGGTCGGCCAATCCCCGGCGGCTTATCGCCAACGATCAACCTGCCGGTAG
- the coaD gene encoding pantetheine-phosphate adenylyltransferase: MSSQPSATKDELSHNIAVYTGSFDPVTLGHLHIIERASKLFDTLVIGIGINADKKSLFNPDERIELVQRICTHLPNVQVQTFDGLAVDFVRSLGAGVMVRGIRPLTDIAGEFTMMMANRQLDADIETVFLMADERFAHVSSSLLKQIAALSEDDDHLAKFVPRAIIPSLRAKLTALPN; this comes from the coding sequence TTGTCTTCGCAACCCTCCGCCACCAAGGATGAGCTGTCGCACAACATCGCGGTTTACACCGGTTCGTTTGACCCCGTCACGCTCGGCCATCTGCACATCATCGAACGTGCGTCGAAACTCTTTGACACGCTCGTCATCGGGATCGGAATCAACGCGGATAAGAAATCACTATTCAATCCCGACGAACGAATCGAATTGGTGCAGCGGATCTGCACTCACCTTCCCAACGTCCAAGTCCAAACCTTCGATGGGTTGGCTGTCGACTTCGTTCGCTCACTGGGTGCCGGAGTGATGGTGCGAGGCATTCGTCCGCTGACGGACATCGCTGGCGAGTTCACCATGATGATGGCCAACCGACAGTTGGACGCGGACATCGAGACCGTGTTCTTGATGGCCGACGAACGCTTTGCTCATGTCAGTTCGTCGTTGCTGAAGCAAATCGCGGCGCTCAGCGAAGACGATGATCACCTGGCGAAGTTTGTTCCGCGTGCAATCATTCCTTCGCTTCGAGCCAAGCTCACCGCTCTTCCGAACTGA